In Halorientalis sp. LT38, a genomic segment contains:
- a CDS encoding terpene synthase family protein yields the protein MSTRGQRIVADLQREDVTDLLTEIDAYELPPVLEQLVEDYQELEYSRPPFMWKWVHKLAPKNTLPCVDDEHVDLVPTDKTIAILFVTLIDDILEKGGDRATFRRLAQIPSDAEEDDAEGGDSDYVAFTRRVWDTLLDRIQRGPHYDTYEGIFRYDVEQAINAVEYSDFVIRNPELATVDDLVRYESHNMVMFAYADLDLMHTTGGISDDYATLREAIWEAQLMARIGNWLSTWERELAEGDYSSGVVVYALENDVIDPADLDALEAGEVTADALAERIRAADVEAEFFDRWDHHYRLLEQRNDDLETMDLTPFVEGMEEVLRYHMASTGLK from the coding sequence ATGTCTACTCGGGGACAACGCATCGTCGCGGATCTCCAGCGCGAGGACGTCACCGATCTACTGACCGAGATCGACGCCTACGAACTGCCGCCAGTCCTCGAGCAACTCGTCGAGGACTACCAGGAGCTGGAGTACTCGCGCCCGCCCTTCATGTGGAAGTGGGTCCACAAACTCGCCCCCAAGAACACGCTCCCCTGCGTGGACGACGAGCACGTCGACCTCGTCCCGACCGACAAGACGATCGCGATCCTCTTCGTCACGCTGATCGACGACATCCTCGAGAAAGGCGGTGATCGGGCGACCTTCCGACGACTCGCGCAGATCCCGTCGGACGCGGAAGAAGACGACGCCGAGGGTGGCGACTCCGACTACGTGGCGTTCACCCGGCGCGTGTGGGACACCCTGCTCGACCGAATCCAGCGCGGCCCGCATTACGATACCTACGAAGGCATTTTTAGATACGACGTCGAGCAGGCGATCAACGCGGTGGAGTACAGCGACTTCGTCATCCGGAACCCGGAGCTGGCGACCGTCGACGACCTCGTCCGCTACGAGTCCCACAACATGGTCATGTTCGCGTACGCCGACCTGGACCTGATGCACACCACGGGCGGGATCAGCGACGACTACGCGACGCTCCGGGAGGCCATCTGGGAGGCCCAGTTGATGGCGCGGATCGGCAACTGGCTCAGCACCTGGGAGCGCGAACTCGCCGAGGGGGATTACAGCTCCGGCGTCGTCGTGTACGCGCTCGAAAACGACGTCATCGACCCGGCCGACCTCGACGCACTGGAGGCAGGGGAGGTCACCGCCGACGCGCTCGCCGAGCGGATCCGGGCCGCCGACGTCGAGGCGGAGTTCTTCGACCGCTGGGATCACCACTACCGACTGCTGGAGCAGCGCAACGACGACCTCGAGACCATGGACCTGACGCCGTTCGTCGAGGGGATGGAGGAAGTGCTGCGGTACCACATGGCGAGTACGGGCCTCAAGTGA